Proteins encoded together in one Pseudomonas sp. TCU-HL1 window:
- a CDS encoding GIY-YIG nuclease family protein, protein MPEPVEAIPAAKPWFVYLVRAENGALYCGISDDPQRRFAQHQSGKGARFFHSSPAKALVFVEACADKREALRRERAIKQLRKAAKERLVALHPAG, encoded by the coding sequence ATGCCCGAACCCGTCGAAGCCATCCCCGCCGCCAAGCCCTGGTTCGTCTACCTGGTGCGTGCGGAGAACGGCGCGCTCTATTGCGGCATCAGCGACGACCCGCAGCGGCGGTTTGCCCAGCACCAGAGTGGCAAGGGCGCGCGCTTCTTCCACTCCAGCCCGGCCAAGGCGCTGGTGTTCGTCGAAGCCTGCGCCGACAAGCGCGAGGCCCTGCGCCGCGAGCGCGCGATCAAGCAATTGCGCAAGGCGGCCAAGGAGCGCTTGGTCGCCCTCCATCCAGCGGGCTGA
- a CDS encoding glutathione S-transferase family protein translates to MHELILHHYPTSPFAEKARLMLGFKQLSWRSVMIPPVMPKPDLVALTGGYRKTPVLQVGADVYCDTALIARRLEAEKATPAFFPEGQELNVASFALWVDSVVFQHAVSLVFQPESAAVRFGRLPPEAVKAFMADRAGLFSGGSLTRLPLEQARHNWPAIMARAEQQLARSEGDFLFGEASIADFSLAHCLWFLKGTPVTAPLVDNYPEVTAWLGRVLGFGHGAPCELASSEAVEIARNSAPAALPVEDFVDPNGFAPGQKVAVAATDYGVDPVEGELVFVGCEEIILCRQDERVGVVHVHFPRLGFRIEAR, encoded by the coding sequence ATGCATGAGCTGATCCTGCACCACTACCCGACCTCGCCCTTTGCCGAGAAGGCCCGCCTGATGCTGGGCTTCAAGCAGTTGTCCTGGCGCTCGGTGATGATTCCGCCGGTAATGCCCAAGCCCGACCTCGTCGCGCTGACCGGTGGATACCGCAAGACGCCGGTGTTGCAGGTCGGGGCCGATGTCTATTGCGATACCGCGCTGATCGCTCGCCGGCTGGAAGCGGAAAAGGCGACGCCGGCGTTCTTCCCGGAAGGCCAGGAACTCAACGTTGCCAGCTTTGCCCTGTGGGTGGACTCGGTGGTGTTCCAGCACGCCGTGTCCCTGGTGTTCCAGCCGGAATCGGCGGCGGTACGTTTTGGCAGGCTGCCACCGGAAGCCGTAAAAGCCTTCATGGCCGACCGCGCCGGGTTGTTCAGTGGCGGCAGCCTGACGCGCCTGCCGTTGGAGCAGGCCAGGCACAACTGGCCGGCCATCATGGCGCGTGCCGAACAGCAACTGGCGCGCAGCGAGGGCGATTTCCTCTTCGGTGAAGCGTCCATCGCCGACTTTTCCCTGGCGCACTGTCTGTGGTTCCTCAAGGGCACCCCGGTGACCGCACCGCTGGTGGACAACTACCCGGAGGTGACCGCCTGGCTGGGACGCGTGCTGGGCTTCGGTCATGGTGCACCGTGCGAGCTGGCTTCCAGCGAAGCGGTGGAGATCGCGCGCAACTCCGCTCCGGCGGCGCTGCCCGTTGAAGACTTCGTCGACCCCAACGGCTTCGCGCCTGGCCAGAAGGTGGCGGTGGCGGCCACGGACTATGGCGTCGATCCGGTGGAAGGTGAGCTGGTGTTCGTTGGTTGCGAGGAGATCATCCTGTGCCGCCAGGACGAGCGCGTCGGCGTGGTGCATGTGCACTTCCCGCGACTGGGATTCCGCATCGAAGCGCGTTGA
- the yejK gene encoding nucleoid-associated protein YejK: MPIRHCIVHFIDKKPDGSAAALHARDSELGESQAMENLLADLNDSYNAKQGKAWGFFHEESGAYPFSGWLKEYQDGARDFTAFSRQAVEHLQKLMEESNLSTGGHVLLAHYQQGMTDYLAIALLHHSEGVAVTDSLEVAPAKHLDLGQLHLAARINLSEWQNNQQSRQYISFIKGKNGKKVSDYFRDFIGCQEGVDPPSETRTLLKAFSDFVESEDLAEEQAREKTKTLVDYATTQAKMGEPITLDELSGLIDEDRPRAFYEHIRNKDYGLSPEIPPDKRTLSQFQRFTGRAEGLSISFEAHLLGSKIEYDESRDMLIIRQLPTQLKDQLKRRKD, translated from the coding sequence ATGCCCATCCGCCACTGCATCGTTCACTTCATCGACAAGAAGCCCGACGGCAGCGCCGCCGCGCTGCATGCCCGGGATAGCGAACTGGGCGAGTCCCAGGCCATGGAAAACCTCCTGGCCGACCTCAACGACAGCTACAACGCCAAGCAAGGCAAGGCCTGGGGTTTCTTCCATGAAGAATCCGGCGCCTATCCCTTCAGCGGCTGGTTGAAGGAATACCAGGATGGCGCCCGCGACTTCACCGCCTTCAGCCGTCAGGCCGTCGAGCACCTGCAGAAACTGATGGAAGAGTCCAACCTCTCCACAGGCGGCCATGTGCTCCTCGCCCACTACCAGCAAGGTATGACCGATTACCTGGCCATTGCCCTGCTGCACCATAGCGAAGGCGTCGCCGTGACCGACTCGCTGGAAGTAGCCCCGGCCAAGCACCTGGACCTGGGTCAGCTGCACCTGGCCGCGCGCATCAACCTGTCCGAATGGCAGAACAACCAGCAGTCCAGGCAGTACATCTCCTTCATCAAGGGCAAGAACGGCAAGAAGGTGTCGGATTACTTCCGCGACTTCATCGGCTGCCAGGAAGGCGTCGACCCGCCGAGCGAAACCCGCACCCTGCTCAAGGCCTTCAGCGACTTCGTGGAAAGCGAGGACCTGGCCGAGGAGCAAGCCCGCGAGAAGACCAAGACGCTGGTCGACTACGCCACCACCCAGGCCAAGATGGGCGAGCCGATTACCCTGGACGAGCTGTCTGGCCTGATCGACGAAGACCGTCCGCGCGCCTTCTACGAACACATCCGCAACAAGGATTACGGCCTGTCTCCGGAAATTCCGCCGGACAAGCGCACCCTCAGCCAGTTCCAGCGTTTCACCGGCCGAGCCGAAGGCCTGTCGATCAGCTTCGAGGCGCACCTGCTGGGCTCGAAGATCGAGTACGACGAAAGCCGCGACATGCTGATCATCCGCCAGTTGCCGACCCAGCTGAAGGATCAGCTGAAACGGCGCAAGGACTGA
- a CDS encoding TAXI family TRAP transporter solute-binding subunit: protein MQRLFRDIKIMLLANLWLIPVMAALVGALFYFVAPPPPMHARLATGSPSGGYHAFGEKLKAELAKRGFELELVRSTGSRDNLAKLQSGTVEIALVQSGQELTLNQKARERLHGLGVMYQEPLWLFKRKELQIDSMADLLPLRVAIGAENSGTRSVSDAILGANQITSERYPPQWQPVSGTPAASALLTGELDAGFFLGPAESAVVQRLAASPELDLFSLRRSAAYRARLPYLTRLEVGEGLLNLASNSPSQDIRTLAPVATLVANDEFHPSLTPLILEAAREVMKNGTLLDPPGIYPSAKPQTLSTLDEADYYYEKGLPILQRYLPFRIASLADRYIILLIPLLVIMIPLSKAVGPIYRWRIRARIYRWYKDLREIDRKLGKDTPPEQLAAEIEQLEKLEQRLARVEVPLSYSNELYDLHMHLRYVIERLQAVQRRQAAEEQVG from the coding sequence ATGCAACGCCTCTTTCGCGACATCAAGATCATGCTGCTGGCCAACCTCTGGCTGATCCCGGTGATGGCGGCCCTGGTGGGCGCCCTCTTCTACTTCGTCGCCCCGCCGCCGCCCATGCACGCGCGGCTGGCCACCGGCAGCCCGTCCGGCGGTTACCACGCCTTCGGCGAGAAGCTCAAGGCGGAACTGGCCAAGCGGGGGTTCGAGCTGGAGCTGGTGCGCAGCACTGGCTCTCGGGACAACCTGGCCAAGCTGCAGAGCGGCACGGTGGAAATCGCCCTGGTGCAGAGCGGCCAGGAACTCACCCTGAACCAGAAGGCACGCGAGCGACTGCATGGCCTGGGCGTCATGTATCAGGAGCCGCTCTGGTTGTTCAAACGCAAGGAACTGCAGATCGACAGCATGGCCGACCTGCTGCCGCTGCGAGTGGCCATCGGCGCGGAAAACAGCGGCACCCGCTCGGTCAGCGATGCGATCCTCGGCGCCAACCAGATCACCTCCGAACGCTACCCGCCGCAATGGCAACCCGTGAGCGGCACCCCGGCCGCCAGCGCCCTGCTGACCGGCGAACTGGATGCGGGATTCTTCCTCGGGCCAGCGGAAAGTGCCGTCGTGCAACGCCTGGCGGCCAGCCCCGAACTGGACCTGTTCAGCCTGCGCCGCAGTGCGGCCTACCGTGCGCGCCTGCCCTATCTGACCAGACTCGAAGTCGGCGAAGGCTTGCTCAACCTGGCCAGCAACAGCCCCTCCCAGGACATCCGCACCCTGGCGCCGGTGGCGACCCTGGTGGCCAATGACGAATTCCACCCCTCGCTCACGCCGCTGATACTCGAAGCCGCCCGCGAGGTGATGAAGAACGGCACACTGCTCGACCCACCCGGCATCTACCCCAGCGCCAAGCCGCAAACCCTCTCGACCCTGGACGAAGCCGACTACTACTACGAGAAGGGCCTGCCGATCCTGCAGCGCTACCTGCCCTTCCGCATCGCCTCCCTGGCGGACCGTTACATCATCCTGCTGATCCCGCTGCTGGTGATCATGATTCCGCTGTCCAAGGCGGTGGGCCCCATCTACCGCTGGCGCATCCGCGCGCGCATCTACCGCTGGTACAAAGACCTGCGCGAGATCGATCGCAAGCTGGGCAAGGACACTCCGCCGGAGCAACTCGCCGCCGAGATCGAGCAACTGGAGAAACTCGAGCAGCGCCTGGCCAGGGTGGAGGTGCCGCTCTCTTACTCCAACGAGCTGTACGACCTGCATATGCACCTGCGTTATGTGATCGAACGGCTGCAGGCGGTACAGAGACGGCAGGCAGCCGAGGAGCAGGTCGGGTAA
- the sbcD gene encoding exonuclease subunit SbcD — translation MRILHTSDWHLGQHFMGKTRQAEHQAFCRWLIEQVRERQIDAVLIAGDVFDTGAPPSYAREQYNQFIVELRDTGASLVVLGGNHDSVAMLGESRTLLAQLDTRVVPSVGTDLDEQLLVLKRRSGEPGAILCAIPFIRPRDVLQSQAGQSAADKQLSLQQAIQDHYQQLFALAGQRRVELGGGLPIVATGHLTTVGASASESVREIYVGALEAFPTSAFPAADYIALGHIHRPQKVGGLEHIRYCGSPIPLSFDEALQQKEVLLVELDSIGLHKIEALPVPRFQALHSLRGSLADLPEQLARVAREGTPERPVWLEVQISTDDYLNDLQTRLVALCKGLPVEVLRIRRERGNTQPGLQSEARETLDELNPEEVLDKRLEGEELDDTLRKHLQGLHREVLAGLQEEQA, via the coding sequence ATGCGCATTCTCCATACCTCCGACTGGCACCTGGGCCAGCACTTCATGGGCAAGACCCGCCAGGCCGAGCACCAGGCCTTCTGCCGCTGGCTGATCGAACAGGTGCGCGAGCGGCAGATCGATGCGGTGCTGATCGCCGGCGACGTGTTCGACACCGGGGCGCCGCCCAGCTACGCCCGTGAGCAATACAACCAGTTCATCGTCGAACTGCGCGATACCGGCGCCAGCCTGGTGGTACTGGGCGGCAACCATGACTCGGTGGCTATGCTCGGCGAAAGCCGTACCCTGCTGGCGCAACTGGATACGCGAGTGGTGCCGTCGGTGGGGACTGACTTGGACGAACAATTGCTGGTGCTGAAGCGCCGTTCGGGTGAGCCGGGCGCCATTCTCTGTGCCATTCCCTTCATCCGCCCGCGCGACGTGCTGCAGAGCCAGGCCGGGCAGAGCGCGGCGGACAAGCAGCTGTCCCTGCAGCAGGCGATCCAGGATCACTACCAGCAGCTCTTCGCCCTGGCCGGGCAGCGACGCGTCGAACTGGGCGGCGGCCTGCCCATCGTCGCCACCGGCCACCTGACCACCGTGGGCGCCAGTGCCAGCGAGTCGGTACGGGAAATCTACGTCGGTGCGCTGGAAGCCTTCCCCACCAGCGCTTTCCCCGCGGCGGACTACATTGCCCTCGGACATATCCACAGGCCGCAGAAGGTCGGTGGCCTGGAACACATCCGCTACTGCGGTTCGCCCATTCCGCTGTCCTTCGACGAGGCGCTGCAGCAGAAGGAAGTGCTGCTGGTGGAGTTGGACAGCATCGGTCTGCACAAGATCGAGGCGCTGCCGGTACCGCGCTTTCAAGCCTTGCACTCACTGCGTGGAAGCCTGGCGGACCTGCCTGAGCAACTGGCCCGGGTGGCGCGTGAGGGAACTCCGGAGCGGCCGGTCTGGCTGGAAGTGCAGATCAGCACGGACGATTACCTCAACGACCTGCAGACGCGCCTGGTAGCCCTCTGTAAGGGGTTACCGGTGGAGGTCTTGCGCATCCGCCGCGAGCGCGGCAATACCCAGCCGGGCTTGCAGAGCGAGGCACGGGAGACGCTGGATGAGCTGAACCCGGAAGAGGTGCTGGACAAGCGCCTGGAGGGCGAGGAGCTGGATGACACCTTGCGCAAGCATCTCCAGGGGTTGCACCGTGAGGTGCTGGCCGGGCTGCAGGAGGAACAGGCATGA